GGCACAATAACCCAAATTTGCACTTCTTTATCTCCCCAGTGATTGGTTAATGTAGATTAAAGTCTGAGATTACTCTTCTAGACAAGCACATGAGGGCAATTAGACTGGCTGTCCCCTTACTTCCTAATTTATTACTGGCCAACTGACAAATTTGCATCTGATAAATATAAACTTAATTTCTTACTTGGTGTCTGTGCTATTGTACTGTAAGGAACCTGGCACTGGGTACCTAATAGCAGTCTTCCTCTTCAGCATTCCAATGAGTGAACAGGCCCAAATACTATTTATGACTACTGAAAGTACCTTAGTACCATCAGCACAGTACAGCACTTCAGTACCACTGCAGTCGAGTCTCTGATTATCATCTCTAATGAGTGCCTTGCTCCTACACGGAATAGAAaacttactttttaaaatttttttttagcttcctAGCCacaaaaattgtttaaaaaacttCACAGACACTGCAGTTTAGAGAAATGCAGAGAGCGATGACAAACCTGAACAGCATCAACCACTCAAGTTAGTCAGCTTAGTATCTCAAGTTTTTGTGCCCAAACTTCCAATAAGACCGGTGTGAATGTTTAAATAAATCCCTTCCTCCAGAGGAGGATGTTGGGGTAGCCGCAAAGAGCTGTGAGAGTTGTAGCGATCGTGCTGACTACACCACAGGTTTAGCGGGCATCATTGAGCTGCCTTGCCACGCTGAGGATGTGCTTCGCTCCCTTGCTCAGAAGCAAACTAGCTAGTTCCACACCAAGGTTCTCTGCAGCTTGCAGGGCCTGACCAGGGACATTCTTGGCCGTGATGCCAACGTGCTGCACATCATCGTTTGGTCCATCTTCATTCTGCAAATATAAACACCTCGATGTAAGGcagcgggaaggtgcgggcaaCGAATAGTTCAAGCCACATGCAAGATGGGGTAAAATCTGTGGTCTGAGGAGCCTTGAGAACAAGAACAGTGTGCTGCTACAGCTTCCAAGGAATCAGACCAAAAGTAACATTTTGAGGGGTCTGGTTTTGTCCTTTGGGTTCAGGTTTTGAACCCACGGTGGTTCACGTACCTGTTGGGGATAATTAACACCGGTTTGCATAGTGTCCTTCAGGCTGTCGGATCCGTCCAAACTGTAGACTGCTCCTGTCAAATACAACTTGGAAAGACATACAGAAGGGATTAATACCATGTcaacaaacagacaaaataatacATGACATAACGAAGTTAAGTCTAGGGGGGAAGGCTTTTGTAGCACAGTAGGATCAGCGGTAGCAGTACAATACAACTGTAAGAAAAGTAATCTCTGTTAGGAAAGGTGCAACTTCCTAAGAGAAAAGCTGAACTTTGTTCTAGCTTCCCGCCCCCTTAATCACAGTCCGTGGTGTACAAATACCCATTGCGTGGGGTCAGAAGCGAGACTTTTGGATCTCGGGGCAACACTGTCTTTAAAGAAGGGGAGGCAGAAATCTGGTACTCACTATCAGGGCATTTTCTAGACAATGGAGCTTCAGTAGCCAGACCCATTCTCACACTTGTGGACATAAACCCAGAAGGCTCGAGTCAGGAGCCCATCCACCCTAATTAGCTAGTGAAAATATCTGCCGGAGTTACCTTCAGGGAAGGATCAGGGAACATGCacacactggaacaggtttccagAGATAATCCCACACAAATACAAAGCACTCCTCACCTGGCCATCGCTCAGCGTGCTGTTGACAGCAACGGGGACGCTACATCCGCCTTCCTAAAAGAGAAAGGTAACACTGAGGCTCCACCCCAACACATTCAAAGCAAAGGCCTCTGAAAGGTTGAGGCTGCATTATTACAACACCGCCTACTGCTCTTCAGGCCCTTCTCAGTTCAGAAGTAATATCTACTTCACAGTTCTAGGAAAGCGTAACAGATTTCGCACACTACGGCGTCGGGTCCAGTAGCGGAGCAGTATTTGCTGTTGCAGGCAGAAGAGGGAGAATGCCACACCTACCAAACGCTTCATAAAGGCTCTCTCAGCGATGCAGCATAACACAGTGTCTGCGTCGTGCAGGGCAGAGACCATATTCAGTATTTCTTGGTCTTTGGCACGAACTTCCACTGCTAAGGCACCctagcagaagaaagagaaacacgCAACATAATAATCATAACAATTCCTCAGCCTCATGCATCTCTGTGTGCACTCAGCATTGGTCATGAAACAGAACTCAGAGGCTGGATGCATTTCACTAAGGGAGTGAAGTTTacagaaatgaattacaaaacAATCCACTAATTGCAGAGACATCCTATAGAGGCTGCTGTAAAGATAAGATGAGAACTCGCTTCAGCCAAGAGTTCACGATCATGCTGTCATCTCAAAGCACTCTAGAATCTGTCTGAGTGCATGTATAGAAAAACGCACTCCAAACTGGCAATGAAAGAGATCGATGTAGTAGTTCTTTGGCCATCAACACACGAGCAGTATTTGGCACAATTAACTCACCCTGACACATTATGCTACTCCTGGCTTTCAATACACAGTATGGCTTAAGACACGAAAGTTGTAACGTACCTGCCCAACAGCATACAGACAATCCTCTGGGCTTAGGAGCTGCAAGAAGTAAAATCAGAGTTAACTCAGGTTGCAGTGTTCAGAATAAGAGGAAGCGAGAGCCAAATTCTATGATCACCTCTAATATCAATTCATTTTGTGCCTGATCAAAGAAATATCACCTCCCACTTCCTGTACCTCAGTGTTTCCACCCTAGAGGGAGAGAATGCACTGTCCTTCACCTGGACTGGAACACTTTATGAATTAGCTACTCAGAAAAATCTTAGTCATGCACAACGCTGCGTTGCTAGACACAGCATTGTGAAATGCTGGGAGACGATCAGATTACAAACTGTTACTGCACCATGGAAAGCGGAACAGTATACATTTCtgtatgaagaaaacaaaaccaaccaaaacaacaacaaaacaggagTCCTCCCTGAAGCGCAGCATATAACGAGGTAACATGGCAATGAATTCAGCAGACTGCATGCTCATCTTTGACAGAAAAACCACAAGGTCTGAAAGGCGAGCAGTTGATGGTTTGGCAAAGAAtggtattttctgctttgctgctccTCACCTGGCCAATGCGATTCTCCCAGCCCATCCTcttcagccctgcagcagccaagATGATGGCACCGAAGTCTTCCTTCTCATCTAGCTTCTTTAAGCGGGTGTTTAAATTCCCTCTCTGTCGAAGTGATTAAGCaagcaaagaaacagcagcCAAACAGTCCTATAACCACTTAACGTTTGCCTGAGCGTTTTTACCGGACGTACGGAATCCAACAGATTCCAACTGAGAACCAGTCAGAGTACCATCCTGGAAGACGTGTTAAATGTGGACAATTGTTTCCTTAAATAGAATTTTGCCAGGTATTATGGAATATTAACTCAAGCGCTGACTCTCATAAGATAGGTGTGTCATTTAAGTACATTATTAACACCTGACACCAACTCCTTTTGCGTAGCAGAGAACTAGGTTACCAAGACCGAAGTCGTGGTGCCTTTTAGCACTAGTTCCGCAG
This region of Caloenas nicobarica isolate bCalNic1 chromosome 26, bCalNic1.hap1, whole genome shotgun sequence genomic DNA includes:
- the HMBS gene encoding porphobilinogen deaminase; translated protein: MAQPGGGEGPPAPGRPLARVLPQGENGVGGGAVRVGTRRSQLARIQTDSVVKMLRELYPDVHFEIVAMSTTGDKILDTALSKIGEKSLFTKELENALERNEVDLVVHSLKDLPTSLPPGFTIGAVCKRENPLDAVVFHPKNCGKTLSLLPEKSVIGTSSLRRAAQLKKKFPQLEFRDIRGNLNTRLKKLDEKEDFGAIILAAAGLKRMGWENRIGQLLSPEDCLYAVGQGALAVEVRAKDQEILNMVSALHDADTVLCCIAERAFMKRLEGGCSVPVAVNSTLSDGQLYLTGAVYSLDGSDSLKDTMQTGVNYPQQNEDGPNDDVQHVGITAKNVPGQALQAAENLGVELASLLLSKGAKHILSVARQLNDAR